The DNA window gtgtgcttgtgtatgtgctttgtgtgtgtgtgtgtgtgtgtgtatgtgtgcgtggaCTTCCCTGTTTGTATGCGCgatcgcctgtgtgtgtgtgtagggggtttGGGGACTCTCACAGTGAGACCTGGGcatatgatttatttcagaataGTAATGTCTCTTTGATCTCGCTCTGCTTAAAACAACCCCCCTGCTGGGATCACACGCACATCATTGTTGTGTCCCTCTCAATTCACTAAGCAGGCCACATTTATGCACTTACACTCGCAGGGAAGTACAGACGcaagcgcgtgcacacacacacacacacacatacacacactccaggGTGTCTAATCTACTTTAACTTTAATCGAATCCGTAGAGATCCAATTACAAAGATAGAGGGATATTTGTTTTTCGGTGAGCATCCTAAAAGACTAATTAAATGTTCATGTAAAGATGACATTATTTGATACAacacaaaatgtattttcattttcaTAATTGCTCTTTGTTGTATCAATCTGTTTGAAGTTGGGTCCTATAATTCTAAGAAAGTGTTTCGCTGTATCAGAGAATTCCACTGGTCCGTAAATTAGGTGTGTGggttgttttctgtcctctaactACAGAAACAAAATATGCACGCTTTACTGTTGCAGGGTTAGGCCACACGTTTCTTATAATGCACATCTTGGTATAtatttctaacacacacacacacacacacacaaccacaccttGGTTATGTGGATACCCTGTAAATAAATCTCTAGGAGGGTGACCAGTGAAACTTCTCCTTTCAGCCAGCAGTAAAACTCGTCCATGCAGGGCTGCCTCTGGCGTTTGGTATGATGATGGCGCCACCTCATGGACgaaaacactcacacactctttTCCTCCGAATTGAAATGTCGCTGATCTGTCTCGATCACTCGGGAAATAGCCTAGATGAGCGCATTTAAAACTCGGCAAtggtaaaatgtaaaatgatgatGTGTTTTCTTTTCACAACTTGAGAGAATCCACTGAGTGGACTCTTTCATTCCGATTTTGTTAGGGAAAAACATTGTCAGAAGCGGGATTCGAACCCGCGCCTCCATTCGGAGACCAGAATACCCCTTTACCCAGGAAGGATTTtcaccttgagtctggcgccttagaccgctcggccatcctgacaactGTGCTTTCATAAGTTTCTTATAGCTTTTAGTATTATGTGACCTAAAGTCTGACTTGTATAGGTGAGTATTGCTATGTAGGTAAGCTACATGTTGGATTTATGTAGGCAAGGTAGTTAGGGTACTAATAATGTATGGCCTTAGCCTATAGTTATAGATACATCTTTAGATTTTCTAATGAATAATTTCGATTATTTTACCTGTATTGTCGTATTTTACCTGTATCACTTTAATAAATCATATTTGGGCTATACAGACAGTTTCGATGTTTCAGGACAGACCGACGGCAGCTGGAAAAGTCTAGCTAGCTTACTACAATCCCCATACTGCACTGACAGAAAATGGGCGGGTTTCGATTCGAGACAAACGCGGAAACTTGACATCACGGATGATACGCACTTTTGTTTCTTTGTTGACCTTTTCTTATATTGTGTTCCAGAGATATAGTCGGCATACTCTTCCGTTTGTTTTAAGATCTAGCTCttctttatgttggtgtttgttTTAATTTTTACATGGTACACGAAGAGTTGAGCGCTCGTCTGAACGATGGCGGGTATAAGAACTGGCTCAAAGCGGGGTACTGCCTCCTCAAACTGCGGGAGGGGTTGCACCCTTTCACCgatactgagatgagatccttcCACAGAAATCTAGTCACTAGGAACCCAGGTCTGCGGCGGCCGTGTCGGAGCGGGTGCAGCTCCAAAGGGAATCAGGTGAGAGTCAAAAGTTGTCTGCTGGCATAATGTCAGTTGAGTTTAACCCCTCCCCAAATAACCTGAATCATTTAAAGAGGAAACTGATTATGGGCTAGCTAGATAATGTGTCAATTTACTCCAGTAGTAGCCTGGACGTTAGGAGTGTATTTATTAGTTCGAACAGTTGCAAAGCGTACCCTCTTCTGATATAATGGTGTTCGCACTACTTTAATGTGCATGCTGTCACCAACCGTACTGGTAAtgaactgaagaaaaaaaagtaaaacCATTGCCCAAAGGAATAATAAAAACAATATCATAcaaaagacaaaaaatgtaacgATCTCACTCCAGTCATAGTCCAATCCAATTCACACCACTACACAGGCTCAGGGGCCTGGGAGGGGGGGATCATCTTCAGTCAGTATTTCAGTTGTTAATTCCTGAATACCCCAAAACTTGCAGATACAATGTTGCCCAGCTTCTTGGACTTTTTCTTCATTTGGGAAGTACAATTAATCACTTGTGCAATAAATGCCACAATCGACCTTCACTATCATTGTGTCGGTGTCCTTCAACACATGAACAACCTTCTGAATCTGAACTGGCTGCCATAGCTTCCTCAGCACCACTCACTCCTTCAACAATTTCCTGCGCCTCCATGTATGAGACCTGTACAGCCCGGATCCGTGATCCTTCAAACTCCTTCACCCTAGCAGGGCACTCCAGGAATTCAGCAAGGTGATTTCCACCACAATTGTAACTCTGTAGATCATCACCAATATATTGCTTCTGTTGACACACACTTGATACATGACCATACCTTTTTTGCAATTTTGACACTACAAGGGTTTATTCACAAACACTCTCACTGTGCATCTTATGTATCCCAGCTTCCCATGAATAGGCAGATACTGTTCTTCAAACATCAGTAACACTGATTGATTTTCCTCCTCCTTTCCGTCTTCTACACGTTTAGGCGACGTGCTCTACCACTCCTGGAATCTGCTTCGACCATCTTTAGCACTTCCAAGACACTTTCCCACCCGTATTATCCGGCTCTtgtgttaattttttatttttacattttagcagacgctcttatccagagcgacttacagtagtgaatgcatacatttcatacaatttcatacatttttttcctgtgctggccccccgtgggaatcgaacccacaaccctggtgttgcaaacaccatgctctaccaactgagctacagggatgtaacagtgtaggttccgtccctctcttcgccccaacccgggctcgaaccagggacccttgcacacatcaacaactgacaccccacgaagcatcgttacccatcgcgccacaaaagccgcggcccttgcgacgcaaggggaaaccctacttcaagtctcagagcgagtgatgtcaccgattgaaCTGCTACtagcgcacaccaccgctaactaactagccatttcacatcggttacactgagTCAGATTTTCTactatattgacaagatagtcgagTGACTGCTCGAACAATGGAAGTCGTTgacccaaaggcgggaaggcagccGGTCTCATCAGTGCTTATCGTGGACAGATTTAGACGGTAGTAAAcccctctcgctttgcctcttcctctctggtcgaGTGAACAAAACGAGAGTTGGATTCGTGGTCACTAGAGACTACTCCAGTAGAGGCCTGTCATGATGCCGTGTGATTGAATGATTCTTTCTCGTATGTGTTCCACAGCTGTACtccctgtgtgtggtgtgtacagAGTGGAGGACCGTGATCCTGAGGCACCACACAAACCCCAGGGGGATGGTAAACTGGGGGAATTGCAGACCCCCACTCTGGTACCAGGACCACTGGGAACTGGccaaggtagtgtgtgtgtgcaaactAAAATATTACTGATTTATTGGGTCTGTTATCGAAATTGTACTGGGCTTACTTTCATCTGTTATATTAGATAATTGACtacttctctccccccctctctttattTCTTCCTTTGTCTCCCTCAGGCCTACATGCCGCGGGGTCAAGCTGGGGTTAAGGGGGCGGCGCTGTGTGACGCGTCCGCACTGCTCAACCTCCTCAACTTCTGCTCCCACTTCAACTACGTAGACCAGCACTGTGTCAGAGAGGTAACACAAACGCACACAGTATGAACACACATgtcacctgtgtttgtgtgtgtgtgtgtgtgttatgaacGTGTATGCGTCTCGTCTTAGGTTATCAGGTGTAGGAACGAGCTGATGCACTCCTGTGAGATGCGAGTGTGTGACCAGTGGATGAGGCGCTACCAGGTCAGCATACAGCAGCTCCTACAGCAATTCACACACATACCAGAAGTGGCAGCAGCCGGACAACAGAtactagaggtgtgtgtgtgtgtgtgttatcagctctcagctctgtgtgttgtatcGCCTCTGATCTATGGAGCGGAAatgcggtgtgtgtgtttttctgtccaGATGCTGGCTGTTGATTTGTCGGTGTTAGTTCCTGGTGTGGACCAAGTGGACGGTTCCGTGCCGGAGGGGTTGGAGCCTATCAGCCAATGGGAAATGGACTTGCTGAGAGAGAGGCTGCAGGAGCTGCttactgacacagacacacaggtacTTCTAACCACAATTCTAACCATTTAGTTGTCTGACTGATTGactttgtctgtctgactgcctgcTGTATTATTCTGTAGGACACTGAGGAGCTGCTGAGACTGAGGGATTTCCTCCTGGCCAACAGAGACTTGAGTGACCAGTTCTCCTCTGAACTCCAGACCATCACATCAATGGAGACACAgatgagaaggggaggaggggcgagagaagggggagggaatgAAGTGGAGACACCCGAGTAACCAGTTAACCTACTGACTCatcagaggagaggggaagagagcaggaggaggagagcagaggtgagGACTAAACCAGAAGAGATAGATgactctagtgcccaaaagccagttttagcatgggcagggccattgaggactttcacaaTTTTTAAATAGTCAACTGgatgggacttcctatgggttacggaaggatcacatgattccatttgggtcatcaggagggatcagccaatgaattatactagTGAGCAAACTGCAGGTGGCATTAAATCGGCATTGTACCTGTTCAAACAATTCACTACAGTAGGGCTGGGCTATATGGACAAAATATCATGTGGTATTTAATGGTTTGAGTAATAAATGTTCTGAATTTGCTGTATGAGTAGtgtgtgaccctagggtggcaacacatacattctaattgatttcaatgggtctttctctgTTCTGATTGTTTTTATACTGTTATATTAAACTTCAATCCCAAATCATTTTCATAAATGTCCTGCACTcgtttgagatcatttccacactgccacttAAGGGTTGCACGATATTGGCAAAAAATGTaggcttttaaaaaaaatttttttaccaaatgttgcaattgtgatttgacttgcgatttagatcagaacacttgggtgaactgatGGAATCAGGGAAATATAATTAtcataattctatagttagaatatgagtggacactttgaatacagtgtttgacatgaaaatgccagggaggagttattgtgacagggtagcaaccctataatctttggctacattaaatgtttttttcatgtagcgaacatattcatgcttcgcctattcctctttgatttagaagatactgttgcacaaacatgctgatttaggcctacaccatcactggtatcaggctgtatagcCAGCTACATTTGCGCTGTCTCAGTACATTTATTGGCTAGCCAGCtgactagcgattagcattagtggctaacacgacttagccacaacttgctaagaaaataaaCTAGCTGTTtacagatgtaagaaacacaaactaatagtgtaattatagaatgcttgtggatttatattaagaagtaAAGTGGAATGTGAACTTCCTAAACTAGACAGGGGGGCAGCTGCTGCACTCCATGCTGGGATAACTTTAGAGGAAATGAACACAGCGATAGCACAATTTACAAACAGCAAGGCCCCTGGGCCCGATGGATATGTCATAGAATTATATAAGAAGTACTGCGCCAGTCTAGCTCCACTTATGTTGCGAATGTTTAAACGATCCAAAGAAAATGCCAAACTCCCGCAAACACTGTGAGGCTACAATAGCACTGATcttgaaaaaaaaacatgatagAGATTCCATGGAGATGTCGTCTTATTGCCCCGTGTCGTTGCTCCCCAAAATAAGGTGTTGACAAAGATATTGGCAAACcgattgaaaaatatatatttctgacATCATACACCCTGACCAGACAGGTTTTTATCCCAGGCCGACATGTATACTACAATTTGAGACACCTTTTCAACGTAATTATCATGATCATAAAGTTGAGGCAGTGGTAATGGATCTTGACGCAGAGAAGGCATTCGATCAGATTGAGTGGAAGTATATGATGTCGGTTCTGGAGCATTTTGGGTTTGGAAAGGAATTTATTAATTGGGTAAGAATTATTTATGCACACGTAATGGCGTCCGTGGTAACCAATCAGGAAATGTCGCAGTCAATCCGCCTGTTCAAGGGCTGCTGACAGGGGTGCCCTACTTCGCCTGCACTCTTCGCTATAGCCATGGAACCCCTTGCTACTCGCATTCGGGCATGTGCTGATATAGGTTCTGTTAAAATAAAAGACACGCAGCACAAAATTTCCCTATATGCAGACAATGTTCTTTTGTTTTTATCCAAGCCTAAAACTTCTATTCCCCTTTACTTAACTTGATAAATACATTCGGCTCCTTCTCTGGCTGCAAGAAACTGCCAAAAAAGCGAATTGATGCCAATATCACGGCCTGTGGATATGCAATTTCTGCAATCTACCCCATTTAGAACAGTGATGGACAA is part of the Salmo trutta chromosome 31, fSalTru1.1, whole genome shotgun sequence genome and encodes:
- the zgc:153935 gene encoding uncharacterized protein CXorf38 isoform X2; its protein translation is MVHEELSARLNDGGYKNWLKAGYCLLKLREGLHPFTDTEMRSFHRNLVTRNPGLRRPCRSGCSSKGNQLYSLCVVCTEWRTVILRHHTNPRGMVNWGNCRPPLWYQDHWELAKAYMPRGQAGVKGAALCDASALLNLLNFCSHFNYVDQHCVREVIRCRNELMHSCEMRVCDQWMRRYQMLAVDLSVLVPGVDQVDGSVPEGLEPISQWEMDLLRERLQELLTDTDTQDTEELLRLRDFLLANRDLSDQFSSELQTITSMETQMRRGGGAREGGGNEVETPE
- the zgc:153935 gene encoding uncharacterized protein CXorf38 homolog isoform X1, giving the protein MVHEELSARLNDGGYKNWLKAGYCLLKLREGLHPFTDTEMRSFHRNLVTRNPGLRRPCRSGCSSKGNQLYSLCVVCTEWRTVILRHHTNPRGMVNWGNCRPPLWYQDHWELAKAYMPRGQAGVKGAALCDASALLNLLNFCSHFNYVDQHCVREVIRCRNELMHSCEMRVCDQWMRRYQVSIQQLLQQFTHIPEVAAAGQQILEMLAVDLSVLVPGVDQVDGSVPEGLEPISQWEMDLLRERLQELLTDTDTQDTEELLRLRDFLLANRDLSDQFSSELQTITSMETQMRRGGGAREGGGNEVETPE